From the Cryptomeria japonica chromosome 2, Sugi_1.0, whole genome shotgun sequence genome, one window contains:
- the LOC131859335 gene encoding receptor kinase-like protein Xa21 produces the protein MEQPSIEFQHPRISYKELSTSTSGFGKGNLLGVGGVGSVYKGFLDNRILIVVKALDLENEAAHKSFSIECQVLSKDKHRNIIKIITSCSNLDFKGLVFEFMPSRSLEEHLHCDAGKFNIGSVCKMNLQTRLQIAKDIACGLVYLHHDCSIQVVHYDLKPNNVLLDFYMAAHIADFGNTNILSEGQGSVHSLSTSTTLKGGLGYIAPRNVEQPSIEFPHPRISHKELSTATNVFGKGNLLGAGAFGSIYKGVLDYGTLIAVNTLNLEDEAAHKSFSIECLSAQ, from the exons ATGGAGCAACCATCAATAGAGTTTCAACATCCAAGAATCTCATATAAGGAGCTCAGTACTTCAACTAGTGGATTTGGCAAGGGCAACTTGCTAGGAGTTGGTGGCGTTGGCTCTGTATATAAAGGATTTTTGGATAATAGAATATTGATAGTTGTTAAGGCTCTCGATTTGGAAAATGAAGCAGCTCATAAAAGTTTCAGCATTGAATGCCAAGTGCTTAGTAAAGACAAACATCGAAATATAATAAAAATCATAACTTCATGCTCTAATCTTGACTTCAAAGGTTTGGTTTTTGAGTTCATGCCTAGTAGAAGTCTGGAAGAGCATTTGCATTGTGATGCTGGCAAATTTAATATTGGGAGTGTCTGTAAAATGAATTTACAGACACGATTACAGATAGCCAAGGACATTGCATGTGGTTTGGTTTATCTCCATCATGATTGTTCAATTCAAGTTGTTCACTATGATTTGAAGCCCAACAATGTACTTCTGGACTTCTATATGGCAGCACATATAGCTGATTTTGGAAACACCAATATACTATCTGAAGGCCAAGGCTCTGTGCATTCACTTTCAACATCAACAACACTGAAAGGTGGTCTAGGCTACATTGCCCCTA GAAATGTGGAACAACCATCAATAGAGTTTCCACATCCTAGAATCTCACATAAGGAGCTCAGTACTGCAACTAATGTATTTGGCAAGGGCAACTTGCTAGGAGCTGGTGCCTTTGGCTCTATATATAAAGGAGTTTTGGATTATGGAACATTGATAGCTGTTAACACTCTCAATTTGGAGGATGAAGCAGCTCATAAAAGTTTTAGCATTGAATGCCTAAGTGCTCAGTAA